One stretch of Halobaculum marinum DNA includes these proteins:
- a CDS encoding sugar O-acetyltransferase, with protein sequence MPSERERMTAGESYDPEDPDLVADRRRVRRLTAEYGDTGPDEPATRRAILDELFGSLGDRAFVEPPFRCDYGYNLHVGDEFYANFDCVVLDAAPVRFGDYCKLGPGVHVYTATHPMDAEARRGNESAEPVTVGDDVWVGGRAILNPGVTVGDRAVVASGSVVTRDVPADTLVGGNPARVIRELD encoded by the coding sequence GTGCCGAGCGAACGCGAACGGATGACCGCGGGTGAGTCGTACGACCCCGAGGATCCCGACCTCGTCGCCGACCGACGGCGGGTGCGCCGACTCACGGCCGAGTACGGCGACACTGGCCCCGACGAACCGGCAACCAGACGAGCGATCCTCGACGAGCTGTTCGGGAGTCTCGGCGACAGAGCCTTCGTCGAACCGCCGTTCCGGTGTGACTACGGCTACAATCTCCACGTCGGTGACGAGTTCTACGCCAACTTCGACTGTGTCGTCCTCGACGCCGCGCCCGTGCGCTTCGGCGACTACTGCAAACTCGGTCCGGGGGTCCACGTGTACACCGCGACCCACCCGATGGACGCCGAGGCGCGCCGCGGGAACGAGTCGGCCGAGCCGGTCACCGTCGGCGACGACGTGTGGGTCGGCGGCCGGGCGATACTCAACCCGGGCGTCACGGTCGGCGACCGCGCCGTGGTCGCGTCCGGGTCGGTCGTCACTCGCGACGTGCCGGCGGACACCCTCGTCGGCGGCAACCCCGCGCGTGTCATCCGCGAGTTGGACTGA
- a CDS encoding NifU family protein, which produces MSDLAERVETWMVGQMPIIQMHGGTSVVREADPDEGVVVVELGGTCSGCGISDITAQNIKRDLIMDFDEVQEVHVKVPDTGDMGSSTVEGGRGGDLQYSSESADHF; this is translated from the coding sequence ATGAGCGACCTCGCGGAGCGCGTCGAGACGTGGATGGTCGGGCAGATGCCGATCATCCAGATGCACGGCGGGACCAGCGTCGTGCGCGAGGCCGACCCCGACGAGGGCGTCGTCGTCGTGGAGTTGGGCGGCACGTGCTCCGGCTGTGGCATCTCGGACATCACCGCACAGAACATCAAGCGCGACCTCATCATGGACTTCGACGAGGTGCAGGAGGTCCACGTGAAGGTGCCCGACACGGGCGACATGGGCTCCAGCACTGTCGAGGGCGGTCGCGGCGGCGACCTCCAGTACTCCTCGGAGTCGGCAGACCACTTCTGA
- a CDS encoding LVIVD repeat-containing protein gives MRRRRVLRAAGAALGAGVLGSPSVRRASAQSGDSSAGYEPLGSLSVAGAREAVVSADGATAYLALGDGYATVDVSDPAEPTLLAERRDLLPDHPDGPLGLLNDVKVSGDRLAVVGPAHPGRDLPHGVLVVNVSDPTDPTELDFYPTEFPIHNCDLDGRYCYLTGNGEEGNPLVVVDLDTATEAARWSLFDHDDGWVSVRSGLRTVHDVTVVDGVAALAYWDAGTYLLDVSDPTDPSFLGAVDPSNPGPLADAGPRAGVVPPGNHHYSLLSPGGDVLAVGRETWAVERDGDVRGGPSGVDLYDVTDPAAPAHLSRINPPPTPDPTFGGTWTTAHNLDFRGDTLYTAWYQGGVKRHDVSDPSDPVEETWWADPATTRFWTARLAVPGDAFVATSMGTRDGADAGLWTFPDAPGAGGDRTRFEAAVTTTVATRTASPTPSATPHPPSTPTDSPTPSAAAAPGFGALVALAGIAGGTALARRRSRGRGGGEGDDAAE, from the coding sequence ATGCGACGCCGTCGCGTGCTCCGCGCTGCCGGGGCGGCCCTCGGCGCGGGCGTCCTCGGCAGCCCCTCCGTCCGTCGTGCGAGCGCACAGTCCGGCGACTCGTCGGCGGGCTACGAACCGCTCGGCTCCCTCTCGGTCGCCGGTGCCCGCGAGGCCGTCGTCTCCGCCGACGGCGCGACGGCGTACCTCGCGCTCGGCGACGGCTACGCCACGGTCGACGTGTCCGACCCGGCCGAGCCCACGCTCCTCGCAGAGCGTCGCGACCTGCTCCCGGACCACCCCGACGGACCGCTGGGCCTCCTCAACGACGTGAAGGTGTCCGGCGACCGCCTCGCCGTCGTCGGCCCGGCCCACCCCGGTCGAGACCTCCCCCACGGCGTGCTCGTCGTCAACGTGTCCGACCCCACCGACCCCACGGAACTGGACTTCTACCCCACCGAGTTCCCGATCCACAACTGCGACCTCGACGGTCGCTACTGCTACCTGACGGGGAACGGCGAGGAGGGGAACCCCCTCGTCGTCGTCGACCTCGACACGGCGACGGAGGCCGCCCGCTGGTCGCTGTTCGACCACGACGACGGCTGGGTGTCCGTGCGCTCGGGACTCCGGACGGTCCACGACGTGACCGTCGTCGACGGCGTCGCCGCGCTCGCCTACTGGGACGCCGGGACGTACCTGCTGGACGTGTCCGACCCCACCGACCCCTCGTTCCTCGGCGCCGTCGACCCGAGCAACCCCGGGCCTCTCGCCGACGCCGGTCCCCGTGCGGGCGTCGTCCCGCCCGGGAACCACCACTACTCGCTGTTGTCGCCCGGCGGCGACGTGCTCGCGGTCGGTCGCGAGACGTGGGCCGTCGAGCGCGACGGCGACGTGCGCGGTGGTCCAAGCGGCGTCGACCTGTACGACGTGACCGACCCCGCCGCCCCCGCACACCTGTCGCGTATCAACCCGCCGCCGACGCCCGACCCCACGTTCGGGGGGACGTGGACGACCGCGCACAACCTCGACTTCCGAGGGGACACGCTGTACACGGCCTGGTACCAGGGCGGCGTGAAACGCCACGACGTGTCCGACCCGAGCGACCCCGTCGAGGAGACGTGGTGGGCCGACCCGGCGACCACCCGTTTTTGGACCGCCCGTCTCGCGGTGCCCGGTGACGCCTTCGTCGCCACGTCGATGGGCACGCGCGACGGCGCCGACGCCGGTCTGTGGACGTTTCCCGACGCGCCGGGCGCGGGTGGCGACCGGACCCGATTCGAGGCAGCGGTCACGACGACGGTCGCCACACGAACTGCTTCGCCGACGCCGAGTGCCACACCGCACCCGCCGTCGACGCCGACGGACTCGCCCACCCCGTCGGCCGCCGCCGCCCCCGGGTTCGGTGCCCTCGTCGCGCTCGCGGGGATCGCTGGCGGAACTGCGCTGGCGCGGCGACGGTCGCGGGGCCGCGGAGGTGGCGAGGGCGACGACGCGGCGGAGTGA
- a CDS encoding ROK family protein gives MAYYVGVDLGATNLRGVVGDDEADIIARAETDTPRTSGIAITEAVLRVVREACAKANVDPSVVAAAGIGSIGPLDLAEGVIDGPANIPDIGRVPLVGPLGELLHTDRVYLHNDTIAGVIGERFLSDRNPDDMAYVTISSGLGAGVCVDGHVLSGWDGNAGEVGHMVVDATGTMTCGCGRDGHWEAYCSGNNIPKYARHLADAEDIHTDLPVDDPDFSAVDVFEAHDADPLADLVIERVADWNVVGFTNLANAYAPLVVRVGGAVALNNPDLVLDPVRERLEETTFVNVPDVQLTNMGDDVVVKGALASAITGGTGERTT, from the coding sequence ATGGCCTACTACGTGGGCGTGGACCTCGGGGCCACGAACCTCCGCGGCGTCGTCGGCGACGACGAGGCCGACATCATCGCACGGGCCGAGACAGACACGCCGCGGACCTCCGGCATCGCGATCACCGAGGCGGTGTTGCGCGTGGTCCGCGAGGCGTGCGCGAAGGCGAACGTCGACCCGAGCGTCGTCGCGGCCGCCGGGATCGGGTCGATCGGTCCTCTGGACTTGGCCGAGGGCGTCATCGACGGGCCGGCGAACATCCCCGACATCGGGCGCGTCCCCCTCGTCGGTCCCCTCGGCGAACTGTTACACACCGACCGCGTGTACCTCCACAACGACACTATCGCTGGCGTCATCGGCGAGCGCTTCCTCAGCGACCGCAACCCCGACGACATGGCGTACGTCACCATCTCCTCGGGGCTGGGCGCGGGCGTCTGCGTCGACGGCCACGTCCTCTCCGGGTGGGACGGTAACGCCGGCGAGGTCGGCCACATGGTCGTCGACGCCACCGGCACGATGACGTGTGGCTGTGGCCGCGACGGCCACTGGGAGGCGTACTGTTCTGGCAACAACATCCCGAAGTACGCGCGCCACCTCGCCGACGCCGAGGACATCCACACCGACCTCCCCGTCGACGACCCCGACTTCTCCGCGGTCGACGTGTTCGAGGCCCACGACGCCGACCCGCTCGCCGACCTGGTGATCGAGCGGGTCGCCGACTGGAACGTCGTCGGCTTCACCAACCTCGCGAACGCCTACGCCCCGCTCGTCGTCCGCGTCGGCGGCGCGGTCGCGCTCAACAACCCCGACCTCGTGCTCGACCCCGTGCGCGAGCGCCTGGAGGAGACGACCTTCGTCAACGTCCCAGACGTACAACTAACCAACATGGGCGACGACGTGGTGGTGAAAGGCGCGCTCGCGTCGGCCATCACCGGCGGCACGGGCGAGCGGACGACGTAG